The nucleotide sequence TGTGTCCCATTTAGGAAAAAGGTAAATagatcaaaaaaaaaaaaatagtatCACAAAGCTCTGTCTATGCCcactctctctctctctctctctttggCTATAGCAGTTCGAACAAAAATTGTCACAAAGCGTACACTGAGCGAGCAATTGGACAACATTGAACCTCAACAACGGTCTGTTTTCATTtgctttgttttgtttttgggATTTCCCTTCTCAGCCAGCAAGCAAATTCCCACTCGCTAAGTCAGTGTGCTCTCTTGTGTTTCTACATTCGTTATAATAAGAGCAGACAGATTAACCTGGTTGAACAGTCTGCTTTACATTAAAGTGGGAATTGAGTTGGGTTGAACTTAATTGAACTGAACGAAAGTGAATTCACCTTGTGATCGTTGCATTGAAACATGGATAAGAATAGTCAATTGTCAGCGAAGCATTCAATGCTCTCGCTAACATCGCCTACAAAGTTACATGTTATACCAAATGATAACAAAGTTGTCAAGCGGAAAGCCAAAAAGACGTTGGGGAACATCACCAATTCAATCAACAGGCCAAAGCTCATCAACAAAGGAGGAATTCCACCTCTACTGAGGAGGAACTCGTCGTTTTTCAGAGAAGAATCGCCAGTACACGAGTCGCTGACTGGGGCTCTGTACAGCACAATGGAACAAAGCGAAGCAAACCCGGACAGGTTTATACCGAAGGTGCAACATTCTCAGAATACCAAGTGTGTTGACCTGGAAGAGGACCCGGAAGAAATAAGGCCACCGCCAAATGCTTCCCCTTCGAAGCACTTGAGCGCacaaaccaagaaaatgTTCAAACAGAAAGTTGCAAATGCATGCGGTCTAGATATGAACCAGAGAATATTGCAGTATATGCCCCTACCTCCACAACCATCGTTGGACCGCCCCATTTTTTCCATAGGAAGCAGACAGACTTACAATTTTGATTCGAAGTCCCAAAGGCTTGCGAAACTCAGGAAGATCAACACGAACCCGGAAAGAATTCTCGACGCACCTGGTTTCCAAGACGACTTCTATTTGAATCTACTAAGTTGGTCCAAGAAAAACGTATTGGCAATTGCATTGGATAATGCCATATACTTGTGGGACGGTGATTCCGGGGATGTCAACCTATTGGTCGAGTTGAACGAAAAGTGCAGCAGTTTGACTTGGTCGGACGACAGCTGTCACATATCCATCGGAAAGAACGACGGGAACGTAGAGATATGGGACGCGGAAACAATGACCCATGTGAGAACCATGAGATCGGGGCTCGGTGTGCGCATTGGGTCCCAATCGTGGCTCGATACACTTTGTGTTACTGGTAGCAAGAGTGGTGAAATGCAAATCAACGACGTGCGCATTAAGAACCACATTGTACAGACATGGGACAGGCACCAAGGTGAAGTGTGTGGGCTCAGCTTCCGGGAAGACGGAATCCAACTGGCAAGTGGCGCCAATGACAATACCGTTATGATTTGGGACACAAGGCAGAACAACGATCCCATTTGGACCAAGAGAAACCACAAGGCAGCAGTGAAAGCCATTAGTTGGCACCCCGAGATCACCAACTTGCTAGCGAGCGGTGGTGGGTCATTGGACAAGCACATTCATTTCTGGAACACGACTACGGGGAACAGACTTGGTTCCATAGACACGGGGTCCCAGGTGAGTTCATTACATTGGGGCCAGAGTTACTCAAAGCATTCCAACAGCATGAACACAGAAATTGTGGCCACTGGTGGCACACCAAACAATTGCATAACAATATACAACTACGAGACTAAGTTCAAGGTAGCGGAAATACCTCAAGCACACGATTCGCGTATAGTATCGTCACAGCTTTCCCCAGACGGCACCACCATCGCCTCAGTAGGAGGCGATGAGAATCTCAAATTCTACAGGGTGTTCGAAGAAAGGCGTAGGAAGCGCCATCTAGAAGACCGGACCCGTGGATTCACCGACAAATTAGACACTAAATCAcacgatgacgacgacaACACTCAAAGGTCTCCTTCCAAGAGTACATACATCATTAGGTAACAATAAAACGTTTACTCTAACACACACTTACataaaaaacacaaaacaaatcaaaGCAAAGCACAAAACAAAGCAAAAGTATTCTAAATGGGGGAAATGAACTCATTTTCCAAGTTGTGCACTCTGCACTGCGCACGCACACAAACCATTTAGAAGATTAAAAGGGGAAAAAACCAGGCATTTACAGCGAGAGGTGCGTCAGAAACCGGAATGAAGCAGTTGTCCGAGGGAATACGATTCCCCAAGACGGCAGCTCAACGTGCAATGGTAACGACACTCCTAGACAACCTCAGCCTTAATAAAAAGGCAAGGAAGTCCTGCAAATACCCGGAAACGTTAGTTTTTTAGTTATAAAGGCTGGCCAAAAACTGAGTCTGTAACAGTAATATCCTCTATGAGGACATTTCAGTTGTTACACTGAAAAGAACAGATACTACACTTGATCTAAGCCAATAGGCAAAGAGATTTGGCCTTTTAAgaaaaattataaaaaaaacacgCCCGAAATTAACATTAACAAACATTACTTTACTAATGAGAGAAAGAATGGAATGAAAATTCACGCCGAGCTTCTTCCTTTTATACTCccagaaagaaaaaaatttagaaaaatttcttgaaaaatgataattgttcaatgtttttcttttattataGTGGGAAACAGGCGATTTCAGGTCGTTCGTAGTGATACATGAATTTTAGATGTTTTCTCTCCCCTCAGCCATTAGAGAGAATGGCATGCACAACAACACCTTAGGcttttggaaaagagaaagggTGAAACAAGGCCTGTAGCGGGTAAATGTTGTTGATTGAAAGATCAATTCCAAGCCATTGAAAAGGAGAAAAGAGTGGCTATCGCTGAAAGGACTTTGAGTTTCAAAGCTTGTAGAACAAAGTTCTAAAATAAGTTTTATACTTTTCGCCgaagtaaaagtaaaaataaGAGATGCCAACAAATAGCGGAGAAGTACATCATTCTGTTGATGAACAGGCGATTGCTATGGAGCAGAAGCTTGCTGTTCAGTCAATCCGTGTTTTTTTGCAGTCTAAAACGTCATACGATGTTCTACCGGTTTCGTATAGGCTTATTGTTTTAGATACGTCGTTACTGGTGAAGAAGTCGTTGAACATACTCTTGCAGAACAATGTTGTTTCTGCTCCTTTGTGGGATGCACAAACATCTAGGTTTGCTGGGCTTTTGACTAGTTTGGATTTCATTAACGTGATCCAGTATTACTTCCATAACCCCGACAAGTTTGAACTGGTGGATAAGTTGCAGTTAAATGGGCTTAAGGACATTGAGCGGGCGATTGGGGTGCAGCCTTACGACACGCGATCAATCCATCCGTTCAAGCCTTTGTATGATGCTTGTGTGCAGATGATAGAGTCGCGTTCGCGAAGAATTCCGTTGATCGACCAGGATGAGGAGACGCATAGAGAGATCGTTGTTAGCGTGCTCACGCAGTATCGTATCTTGAAGTTTGTGGCCCTCAATTGTAAGGAAATACGGTACTTGAAGAGGCCATTGCGTGACTTGAACATTATATCCAGAAATAACATCATGAGCTGTCAAATGAGTACACCAGTAATAGACGTGATCCAGCTTTTGACTCTGGCTGGCGGTGTGTCCAGTGTTCCTATTGTGGACGAAAAGGGCAAGTTGATTAATGTGTACGAGGCTGTCGATGTTCTCGGGCTCATTAAAGGTGGTATATACAACGATTTGTCTCTCTCTGTCGGAGAAGCTCTGATGAGAAGAAGTGACGACTTTGAAGGTGTCTTCACATGCACAGAAAACGATAAACTCTCGTCCATTCTAGATTCAGTGAGGAAATCGCGCGTGCATAGATTCTTCGTCGTCGATTCGGAAGGGTTCCTTACCGGTGTGCTAACGTTAAGTGATATCCTTAAGTACATTCTATTCGCCGAAGCATGATAATAAAATAACggttaaaaaaaaaaaaaaaaaaaaagcagtATATCCTGGTACCATCCCCATCCCCAGCATATGAACCATCTCATCTAACTTAGCTGTCGCTGGCCATCGACACTTTTCTATTTTGAATGATACACGAAGACCATGTCCCATTCTCTCTGTGTTACACCTTCGTAACGCACTTCCAATGTAATATAACTAAGTAAACCcatatatctatatatatatatatgtgtatatcTACGGTAACTACAGAACCAAATGTCACGAGTCCGCTTGCACTAATTCCAAGAGTAGAAGGAATTGACCAAGTAGGTACCTGGTTCTAAATGCCAACCAGTAGCCTGATTTTTCCTGTTTCACTCCTCTTGCTTCATTTCTTTGCTTGTTCATTCCTATTGATGCATTTCTTGACATAATACATTGGTAAGCAAATATGCTGCAAAAAGGCAACcttgatatatataaagaagaaccgacaaagaagaagtgagATGAGTGATGATTATTTTCGTAGTTGAAAGGACTTGGTTTTAAAAGGTTTCAAAAGGGCTGTGAGCCATTGCAGTAATTGACTTAGTTAGGATCTCCTTTGTGAAGAATGGATGGGGAAGATACTAGCTGGGATAGCAAGCCCTGGATGAAGCAAGTGACACTTCGATCCACAATAGTTGGATTGGTGATTGGATCACTAGTTTTGGTGTCCAACTTCCAGTTTGGACTACAAACTGGTTGGGTTTCGATGATGTCTTTACCTAGTGCTCTCTTGGCTTGCGCGATCTTCAAGCAGGTGTGGCCATTGGTGTTTCCAAATGACTCAGAATTTAGCGATGTGGAGAACGTTTATGTGCAAAGTATTGCGGTGGCAGTTGGCACTGGGCCTCTAGCTTACGGATTTGTTGGTGTGGTTCCAGCGATTGAGAAGTTTCTTACCACCGAAGAAAGTGGTGGGACCAGGGTTATGGGTCAAGAGTTTTCTCTTGTAGAATTACTGATTTGGTCATCTGCTTTAGCATTCTTCGGGATATTCTTTGCTGTTCCAATAAGAAAGCAGGTTATCGTGAGAGAGAAGCTCCCATTCCCTAGTGGAAGTGCGACAGCCACTTTGATATCTGTTTTAAATGGTTCCGAGATTTTGCAGGAAGTGAGTCCTAAGGAACTGGTTGCTATGAAGGAAAGGCGGTTGAGGGAATACGCCGAAGTGTTGTGCAACGATACTGATTATGAAGATGATAGTGAAAATAACTGTGAATCTACACCGCTGCTACGGGCAGGTTCAGATCAGATGAATGCGTATGCTTCTGGGGATGCCAATGAAAGTTCAAGTGCAGGTGCAAGTGGAAATGCAGTTACAAATGCAACTGACAACCCTAATCCTGATGCGATTGCTAATCCTGTTCCAAACCAACTTTCGCCTTCTTACTCCAAGGGTGTGCCTACTTATAAGGAAAACGTCAGTATTTTGACGAAGACTTTCTGCGCTTCCGCTTTATACACTGTCACTTCATATTTTGTTCCAGCAGTAAAGTCTATTCCGGTTTTCGGGAACTATGCTGCCAAGGTTTATCTTTGGAGCATTGAACCATCACCAGCATACATAGGTCAAGGTATCATCATGGGTTTGCCTACAGTATCATACATGCTATTGGGTTGTTTTCTAGGCTGGGCAGTCTTGGCTCCCTTATCAAGGCATATGCATTGGGTGGACCCCAATGCCGATGTACATGATTGGGAAAGTGGCTTCCAAGGATGGATCATATGGACCTCACTTTCTATAATGGTAGCTGATAGTGTCGTAGGGTTCATTGTCTTCACCATAAGAACCGTTATCAGATTTGTCTTACTAGACGACAAAATGGAGATGTTTAACAGTGTGTTAGATGACTCCATTCAGTCAATGTTActcgaagaagaaagagttcTCAATGATTCCCGAGGACGGCATGAAAACACTGTTAAATTGGTTAGCACTGAGGTCGATCACGATGTCGATTCCAGGCACTTGGTTACATACACTACGGTGCTCAGCGGGTTGGTCGTTTCTTCACTATTATGTGTcataataatgatataCCTATTCGGCATCGATATCATTCCATTATATTCAATAATTACGGCACTTATCATAGCATTGTTCCTCTCTATTCTAGCTGTAAGGGCTTTGGGTGAGACAGACTTGAATCCTGTTAGTGGAATTGGTAAACTATCACAGTTAATTTTTGCTTTGATAATTCCTAGCAATCATAAGGGGAACGTTTTATTGAACCTAGTTGCTGGCGGTGTGGCAGAAGCGGGCGCTCAACAAGCTGGTGATTTGATGCAGGATTTAAAGACAGGGCACCTACTTGGTGCTTCTCCAA is from Kluyveromyces marxianus DMKU3-1042 DNA, complete genome, chromosome 2 and encodes:
- the SNF4 gene encoding AMP-activated serine/threonine-protein kinase regulatory subunit SNF4, whose amino-acid sequence is MPTNSGEVHHSVDEQAIAMEQKLAVQSIRVFLQSKTSYDVLPVSYRLIVLDTSLLVKKSLNILLQNNVVSAPLWDAQTSRFAGLLTSLDFINVIQYYFHNPDKFELVDKLQLNGLKDIERAIGVQPYDTRSIHPFKPLYDACVQMIESRSRRIPLIDQDEETHREIVVSVLTQYRILKFVALNCKEIRYLKRPLRDLNIISRNNIMSCQMSTPVIDVIQLLTLAGGVSSVPIVDEKGKLINVYEAVDVLGLIKGGIYNDLSLSVGEALMRRSDDFEGVFTCTENDKLSSILDSVRKSRVHRFFVVDSEGFLTGVLTLSDILKYILFAEA
- the CDC20 gene encoding ubiquitin-protein transferase activating protein CDC20, encoding MDKNSQLSAKHSMLSLTSPTKLHVIPNDNKVVKRKAKKTLGNITNSINRPKLINKGGIPPLLRRNSSFFREESPVHESLTGALYSTMEQSEANPDRFIPKVQHSQNTKCVDLEEDPEEIRPPPNASPSKHLSAQTKKMFKQKVANACGLDMNQRILQYMPLPPQPSLDRPIFSIGSRQTYNFDSKSQRLAKLRKINTNPERILDAPGFQDDFYLNLLSWSKKNVLAIALDNAIYLWDGDSGDVNLLVELNEKCSSLTWSDDSCHISIGKNDGNVEIWDAETMTHVRTMRSGLGVRIGSQSWLDTLCVTGSKSGEMQINDVRIKNHIVQTWDRHQGEVCGLSFREDGIQLASGANDNTVMIWDTRQNNDPIWTKRNHKAAVKAISWHPEITNLLASGGGSLDKHIHFWNTTTGNRLGSIDTGSQVSSLHWGQSYSKHSNSMNTEIVATGGTPNNCITIYNYETKFKVAEIPQAHDSRIVSSQLSPDGTTIASVGGDENLKFYRVFEERRRKRHLEDRTRGFTDKLDTKSHDDDDNTQRSPSKSTYIIR